A single region of the Brassica rapa cultivar Chiifu-401-42 chromosome A03, CAAS_Brap_v3.01, whole genome shotgun sequence genome encodes:
- the LOC103859932 gene encoding putative cysteine-rich repeat secretory protein 13, translating into MLSLSGSVPILAAVAIQLLLISSVSSLNITNEYLHHACNNTQGKYKPGSVFEKNLNIALKNISAFNLHKGFALDSNMNRPYKNIPPDTAFVMLQCRGDSYGSKCHSCLTTALSGLRKKCPRNKAGTIWYDQCTLDISTFSAGDSRILYDDYLCITNPKDLSGDKKMFYKKKKDFTEKLISEAGKLGNNSKGSLYATGETMIGTKKLYGMMQCTDELYENGCSVCLDWLVLQHPFCGDGKQGVRYMCRSCNARFELYPFLRT; encoded by the exons ATGCTTTCACTTTCTGGATCGGTCCCTATCTTGGCCGCGGTGGCCATACAACTCCTCCTTATATCCAGCGTTTCTTCCCTCAACATTACCAATGAGTATCTCCACCATGCATGCAACAACACCCAAGGGAAATACAAGCCAGGGAGTGTGTTCGAGAAAAATCTCAACATTGCCCTCAAAAACATATCCGCTTTTAATCTGCACAAAGGTTTCGCCCTTGACTCCAATATGAATAGACCCTACAAAAATATACCTCCCGATACCGCCTTCGTCATGCTCCAGTGTCGTGGCGACTCCTACGGGTCTAAGTGTCACTCATGCCTCACCACAGCCCTCTCTGGG CTTCGTAAGAAATGTCCGAGAAATAAAGCAGGAACAATATGGTATGACCAATGCACTCTGGATATTTCTACATTCAGTGCCGGTGACAGCAGAATCCTCTATGATGATTATTTATGTATAACCAACCCAAAGGACCTGAGCGGAGATAAGAAGATGTTctataagaaaaagaaggatTTCACCGAAAAGCTAATATCTGAAGCCGGCAAGTTGGGAAACAACAGCAAGGGGTCACTGTACGCAACGGGAGAGACGATGATCGGGACAAAGAAGCTTTATGGAATGATGCAATGTACGGACGAGTTATATGAGAATGGTTGCTCTGTGTGTCTAGATTGGCTTGTCTTGCAACATCCATTCTGCGGCGATGGAAAACAAGGAGTTAGATATATGTGTAGAAGCTGTAATGCAAGGTTTGAGCTTTACCCTTTTCTTAGAACTTAA
- the LOC103859935 gene encoding 36.4 kDa proline-rich protein: MGSRTQNLSFLIFLFLGFLAVSFACDCSPPKPSPHPHKPPKHPSKPPKPPAVKPPKPPTVKPHPHPKPPTKPPTVKPHPHPKPPTKPHPTPKPPTKPPTVKPPPSTPKPPTKPPTVKPPPSTPKPPTKPPTVKPPPSTPKPPTHTPPPVVTPPSPCPPPPPSPCPPPPVVTPPTPSPPVVTPPTPTPPKPETCPIDTLKLGACVDVLGGLIHIGLGKTHAKEKCCPVLGGLVDLDAAVCLCTTIKAKLLNIDLIIPIALEVLVACGKTPPPGFKCPA, encoded by the coding sequence ATGGGGTCTCGTACACAAAACCTCTCTTTTCTTATCTTCCTCTTCCTTGGCTTTCTTGCCGTCTCCTTCGCTTGCGACTGTAGCCCTCCTAAACCATCACCTCACCCCCACAAACCGCCTAAACATCCTAGCAAACCGCCTAAACCACCGGCAGTAAAACCTCCCAAACCACCCACCGTCAAACCACACCCACACCCTAAACCCCCTACCAAACCGCCCACTGTCAAACCACACCCACATCCGAAACCCCCTACCAAACCTCATCCCACCCCGAAACCACCCACGAAACCGCCCACCGTTAAACCACCTCCGTCCACCCCGAAACCACCCACGAAACCGCCCACCGTTAAACCTCCTCCGTCTACCCCGAAACCACCCACGAAACCGCCCACTGTTAAACCACCTCCGTCCACCCCTAAACCACCCACTCATACGCCTCCACCCGTCGTAACGCCGCCATCACCGTGCCCACCGCCACCGCCATCACCGTGCCCACCGCCACCTGTTGTTACGCCACCAACACCAAGCCCACCGGTCGTAACACCGCCAACACCAACTCCACCTAAGCCAGAGACTTGCCCAATCGACACGTTGAAGCTAGGCGCTTGTGTGGACGTTCTTGGAGGTTTGATTCACATCGGGCTTGGTAAAACGCACGCGAAAGAAAAGTGTTGTCCGGTTTTGGGAGGTTTAGTTGACCTAGACGCAGCCGTTTGCTTATGTACCACCATTAAAGCCAAACTTCTCAACATCGACCTTATCATCCCAATTGCTCTTGAGGTTCTTGTCGCCTGTGGAAAGACTCCACCACCTGGCTTCAAATGTCCAGCTTGA